The genomic window ACAGTAATGAGTATCGCCGTGGCGGGGCAGTGGATCGCCAACTTCTTGGTATCATGGACTTTCCCGATGCTGGATAAGAATCAATACTTGACCGATACGTTCAATCACGGTATGGCCTATTGGATCTATGGCGTGATGGGTATATTGGCGGCGTTGTTCATCTGGAAATTTGTCCCCGAGACGAAAGGAAAGACGCTGGAGGAGATGGAAGGTTATTGGAAACGGTAACCAAACCTGAGACAAGATAATATATGAGTAAAAAAGGACGGATCAATCTACCCGTCCTTTTTTCGTAATGAACCTTAATGCCCCAATTTAGACGCCGGATTTGCCATCGCCGCCCGATAACTCTGGAAAGTAACCGTAGATACGGTCAGTGTCATTATGATTACCAAAGCCACTAAAAATACCCATACGTAGATCGGCGTTTTATAAGCGAAGCTTCGTAACCAAATATGCACCCCATAGTAAGCAAGCGGGATCGAGATAATAAAACAGACGAGCGTGATCCGGAGGAAAGACGAGTTCAGCATCCAAAGGATTTGCCGGACCGTGGACCCATGTACTTTCCGCACGGCTATCTCCTTTTCCCGTCCCTGTAACTCAAAGATAACCAGTCCGAATACTCCCACGAGGGATAAAAAGACGGCCATCAGGCAAAGGGCGGTAATCAGCGCTCCCTGCCGCCCACTTTTACTGTAAAGCTCCTCCAGCGCCGTATCAAAGAAATGGATATCGGCCGGATAACCCGGGATCAATTCATCCGTTACCTTCCGGATATGCTCGATAGCCGTCCGGGGATTTCCGCCGGGGATCTTGACATAAGCGTATCTTTCCGGCACCGAACGGCGGTAATGATTCTTAGCCGAGGTCCAAAGTCCCATCGGGCGTAACTCTTTATACAGGGATTCATAATGGACATCCTCAAAGATACCGACAATCCGTACCGGTATATCATTATCCGTGATGCTTGTTCCTACCAAGTCCGATAGGTCGTCCGGTTTCTCGGGGGAAAGACCCGAGGCGATCTCCCTCGCTGCCGTCTCGCTAAGGACGCAAACGGCCTGCGTGTTATCCGCCGCCTCATCTGTTGGCCGGAACTTCCTTCCGGCGATCATCTTTACATCCATTAGCTCCGGGAAATTGGCGGATACTCCCAGCCAGCTCATATAATAATGTTGGCCTTTGTAATTATACCCGATGAAAGAACGTGATTCGTCCGAGACAAATTTGAACTCACTAAAGGAAACATCACGGATAGCGGGGCTTTCCAAGAGACGTGCCTTGAACAATTCGCCCTTTTTCAAGGCCGCCCCCATGCTTAGTCTTACCTCCAGTACGTTTTCTTTGTTAAACCCCAAGTCCACGTTCCCTATATATCTGTTTTGCAAGGAGACGAACAACGCTCCGACAATCAGCGTGATCGAGATAACGAACTGGAACCCCATAAGTAACTTGCGAGTGTTCTTGGCCCGGTCGCTAAGGGTAAAAGACTTGTTCAGCGCCATGACAGGAGGAAACGAGGTGATATAGAAAGCAGGATACAAACCGGCCAGTATACCGCCGCCTGCGACAAGGAAGAATGTGTACGCCGGAATCTTCCAGTTGGCATACAGGTTCAACGGATGCCCCACCATATTCGTGACCCATTGCACGTTATTCAAAAATAACAGGAAAAGCAAGGCGAGGAAGAAGGCGACAACCGAGATTCCCAAGGACTCCAAGACCAGATACTTCCGTAGCGTGGTGTCCGAGCTTCCCAGCACTTTCTGGATGGTGATCGACTTGGTGCGTATCGGCGCCAAGGCTATCGACAGGTTGATATAATTGACCAAGGCGATACCTATGATCAGGATGGCGATAAAGAATAACATATTCGTCCGTAGCTTATTACCGATGGGAGCGGCGTCCGCTCGGACCGGCTGGCCGAAATAGAGATCAGACAAGGGCCGGAGGCGCATATCCTCGATCGTGAAACTTTTCAGGAAAGCCCGGCTATCGGCCATATAGGTCTCGGTAGTGACAGAGGCGGATTCCGGCGTCGACATCAGCAGATAACAATAGTAAAGGCCGGTATGCCAGTTTTCCATCATCTCTTTCTCCATGATCGGGATATACAGGGCATTCTTCACCCGGGTGTTTTCCGGGAAATCGCGAAAGACGCCTCCCACGATATATGCCGGCTCAAAACTAAGCCCATATATAATCGAGCCTTCGGCCCCGGCGAACTCCGACAGATAAACCGGCTTCCCGATAGGATTTTCCTCGCCGAAGAGTTTCCGGGCCATGCTCTCTGGGATCAGCGTCCCTTCCGGACGTTTCAGGCAATCCGTATCGCCGGCCACCAGTTCGAAGCCAAAGACCTTGGTATATCCCGGGGTGATCCGTTCCACCTGCTCCATATAGCTCCGTGCGTCGGGCCCTTCACTGGCTGATATCCCAAAACGTACGGAGGAGTAAACAAGGTTGTTTGTGATAGCGGCCGCTTCTATATAAGGGGAGGCGGCGATGAAACGCTCGAGTTGTGGACGTGCGAAATTAGCCTCCCATATCCCGTCATCCCGCTTGTTTTCTAACTGAAAGATCCTTTCCCTGTTCAAGAGGGAAGCGTCGAAGCTATATTCATGACCGACATGTATGCTTATCAGCATGAATAACAGGAAAGCGAAGCTAAGTCCTAAAAGATTAGTGACCGTCGCTAATTTATAATGTCTCAAGACATAAAGCAGGTTCTTGAATGTACTTTGCATGGTATAAGTTCTTTTAATTTTAAACCCTTTGATCTGGAAATACAAAGCAAAGCTATTCCTTTATTTACGTTCCTGTGTTATTTTTTTGACAAACGGTTACTTTCTGTTGATGAATTGTGATATTATCAATAATTTCCTTATTTTTGCCATCATACTTCAAAAAGAAACAAGCGCTATGTTACACAAAGGCTATCGGATGCTTTTCAACTGCCTGATGTTTTATCTCTAGCAGATACTCTCCCTATATAAACTCATGGGGGCGGGGATGCCCGTCCTGTGTAACAATAAAAAATAACCTTGATGAGGGCGGATAGATCCTACCTCTACGATAAAACATATAATTTTATGAATACGACCCATCACACACATTCATGCGTACATGATACCGTCTCTTCCGTAGGAGCGAACAATTTCGGGATGAACGACCGTATCAAACGTTTGCGCCGGCAGACCTTTGAGGCCCAACCTTCCCTATCGATCGAGCGGGCCTTGATCGAGACCCGTTTTTATCGGGAGAATTACGGAAAGTATCCGATCCCTATCCTGCGTGCCTTGAACTTCCTTGAGATCTGCAAGCAGAAGACGATCTATATCGGCGAGGACGAGTTGATCGTTGGCGAGCGGGGGCCCCGCCCCAAGGCCGTGCCTACCTTCCCGGAACTTACCTGCCATAGCGTGGAGGACCTGCATATATTGAATACCCGGGAGCTGCAACGTTACACAATCTCCCAAGAAGATATCGATACTTACGAGCGGGAGGTGATCCCGTACTGGAAAGGCCGTACCCAGCGGGAGCGCATCTTCAGCCACGTCCCCAAGGAATGGAAAGAGGCGTACGAGGTGGGTATGTTCACCGAGTTCATGGAGCAACGTGCCCCCGGGCATACCGCTTTGGACGGCAAGGTCTACCAATATGGCTTGCTGGACTTGAAGAAACGTATCGAGGGGGAACTAAGCGCTTTGGATTTCATGAACGACCCCGAGGCCACGGACAAGCAGGAGGAGCTGACGGCCATGTCTATCTCCTGCGACGCCGCTATCCTGCTTGCCGAGCGACACGCGGACTTGGCCGACGAGATGTCTCTCACCGAAAAAGATCCTCGTCGTGCCGCTGAGCTGAGGAAGATCGCCGAGGTATGCCGCTGGGTTCCCGCCCACGCTCCCCGTACCTATTGGGAAGCGATCCAGATGTACTGGTTTGTCCATCTAGGTACGATCACGGAGCTGAATGGTTGGGATGCCATGAACCCTGGCCATTTCGACCAGCATCTGGCGCCTTTTTACGAGAAAGAGATCGCCGCCGGAACCTTGACCCGTGACGAGGCGAAAGAGTTGATGTCTTGCTTCTTCATCAAGGTAAACAATCATACCGCCCCGCCGAAAGTGGGTATCACGGCGAAGGAGAGCGGGACCTATAACGATTTCACGAACCTGAACATCGGCGGCATCCGGGCGGACGGCAGCGACGGCGTAAGCGAGGTCTCCTATATCATGTTGGAGACGATCGAGGAGCTGCATATCCTCCAGCCCGGCAGCGCCATCCACGTCAGTGCCCGTACGCCGGAGCGTTTCCTTCGTGCTGGGTGCAAGGTGATCCGCCAAGGCCATGGCTATCCGTCGGTATTCAACCCGGATGTGTACGTGCAGGAGTTGATGCGGCAAGGCAAGTCGCTGCGTGATGCCCGCGAGGGAGGTTGCAGCGGTTGCATCGAGGTGGGCGCTTTCGGGAAGGAGGCGTACGTGCTGACCGGTTACCTGAACGTGCCGAAGATATTGGAGGTGACGCTGCATAACGGCGTAGATCCGGTAAGCGGCCGCAAGGTCGGTCTGGAGACCGGCGATCCCCGTGGTTTCCGGACGTATGAGGAGCTTTACGCGGCGTTCATGCGCCAGATCCATTATTTCGTGGACATGAAGGTGCGGGTCAGCAACTATATCGACCGCATGTTCGCCAAGTACGCCCCCGCCACGTTCCTCTCCCTGTTTATCGATGATTGTATCGCGAAGGGTAAGGATTACTACAATTGCGGGCCTCGTTACAATACCACTTATATCCAGTGTACCGGATTAGGCACGATAACCGATAGCCTTTCCGCTTTGCGGAAACACGTCTTCGAGGATAAGACCTTCACGATGGAAGCCTTGTTGGATGCGATGGCGGATAATTTCGAGGGACATGAGCCGATGCGCCAAATGATCCTGAACCGTACGCCTTTCTTTGGCAACGATGATCCGTACGCCGACCAGATCGCCGTCCGTGTCTTCGACGATTTATATGATGCGATCGAGGGCAAGCCGAATACGAAAGGGGAGTGTTTCCATTTGAATATGTTATCCACCACTTGCCATGTCTACTTCGGCAAGGTGATGGGAGCCACCCCGAACGGCCGCTTGGCCGGGCGTGCCATCTCCGACGGTACCTCGCCCTCGCACGGAGCCGATACCCACGGGCCGTCCGCCGTTGTCAAGTCCCTCGGTAAGCTGGATCAGGTGAAGAGCGGCGGCACGCTGCTGAACCAACGCTTCCTGCCCAGCCTGCTCCGGCGGGAGGAGGATATCTCGAAACTGGCCTCCTTGATTCGTAGCTACTTCGCCTTGGGTGGCCATCATATCCAATTCAACATCGTGGATACGGAAACGCTTTACGCCGCCCAGAAGTGCCCGGAGGACTACCGGGATCTGCTGGTCCGTGTAGCGGGCTATAGCGACTATTTCAACGATATGAACGCCGATTTGCAAGCGGACGTGATCGCACGTACGGAGCAAGAGACTTTCTGAGCCATGCTGTTATTCGATATCAAACGATACGCCATAAACGACGGGCCGGGCATCCGTGTCACGATCTTCATGAAAGGATGCCCGCTTGCCTGCGTATGGTGCCATAACCCGGAAGGCATCTCGCCCCGGGCGGAGAAGCTGTATACGAGAAAGAAGTGCATAGGTTGCGGGGCCTGCGTGGATGTATGCCCCACCGGGGCGTTGACCTTGACGGAGGCGGGTATCGTCACGGATCGGTCTCTGTGCCGGACATGCGGTAGATGCGCCGAGGTTTGTCCCACCTTGGCGATGGAGATGTCCGGCCGTGAGTATTCTATCGACGAGGTCATGCGTGAGATCGAGAAAGAGACGGTCTTTATGGATCGCTCCGAGGGAGGCGTTACCTTCTGCGGGGGAGAGCCGTTGTCGCATCCGTCGGACTTGGTTGCCCTGCTGGATCGTTGCGGAGAGTTGGGAATCCATCGTGCGGTGGATACGACCTTGTTCGCCTCGCCGGATACCGTCCGTAGCGTAATGGAGCGCACGGATCTTTTTCTGGTGGATTTAAAGCATATGGATTCCGGTAGCCATTGTCGTTTCACGGGTGTCCCGAACGAGCGTATCCTCTCCAATCTTCGGATGATCGCCGAGGCCGGCATAGACTTCCTCATCCGTATCCCGTTGATCGAGGGAGTCAATGCGGATGAGGAAAATATATCCCGTTCCGCCATCTTCTTGGCCTCCTTGCCGTGGGAGCGGAAAGTCGTTAATCTCCTCCCGTACCACGACATCGGAAAAGGTAAGCACGATAAGCGAGGAACCCTCTACAATCCCGGGCACCTTCCGCTATCCACCCCTTCCGAAGCAGTCCTGCAAAGGTGTATCGATCAATTCGCCTCCTGCGGGATAACTGCGTTGATCGGAGGATAATTAGAATAGGGGTGGGAACTGCTCGCCCTCATTTTACCATTTCTTCCGATACTCCGTAGGCGATATCCCGACGTGTTGCTTGAAGTATTTACCGAAGAAGGATTGGTTGGTGAAGTTTAGCCGGTCTGATATCTCTTGGATGGAAAGGGTGGAGGAGGATAATAACGCCTTCGCCTCCAAGACAACGTAATTATCGATCCATTCCCCGGCCGTACGGTTGCTGACGTTCTTTACCAAAAGAGATAAATATTTGGGAGTGACACATAATTTCCCGGCGTAGAAAGCTACCGACCGTTCCTGCTTATGATGTAAGGCGAGCGTTTGTATGAACGCTGCGAACAACTCCTCTTGCCGGCTCTTCTTCACCTCGATCGGCATATGATTCTTAAACATGCCGTAAACCTCGTGGAATACCGCCAACAATAAGCTCTGGGCAATCTCTTTCCGGTAAGGATGCCTTTTCGCTTTCACTTTCTTCCAGAGGAAAGAATGATATTCCTTGATACAACCTATCTCCTCGGCATTCAACTCAGTGACCGGATGCTCCTTGATGTAGAAGAACGCCGGCAAGGTATTCTGTATATGAGGAATGATCTCCTCCATGAAATTCTTGGAGATGACGATGAAGATCCCGGCCACGTCCTCGCTACGTTCCACGTGTTGGATGATCTGATCGGGCAGGGACAATACGAGATGGTTTTCCCCTACGACATATTCCTCCATATTGATCCGTATACGCATGAAGCCTTTCGTGCAAAGCGCGAATACGACGGCGTCTATTCGCATCGGATGGTCGAGCGAGGGAATATCGTCGATGTTATCGAATATGGCGAAATCCTCGTCGATGAAGTCTATGCCGGGTACGTTCTCGATAAGAGAGATACAAGCTTGAGGTAGATCTGTTACGTTCATAATTTATTCTTGTTTGGGCGATAAAATTAGTGAAATAATAGAATAATCCAATTGAAATGTGTCAAATAGGACAATTTGGTTGCAAAACGGAACTTCTTTGGAGTGGATAAACTCATCATCTTTGCGGTATAATAAATCATACGATATGAAAAGGATGAAAGGCATTGTTTATGGAGGATTATTATCCGTCGTGTTCGTGATGTCCGGATGCTCGGGCAGTCAAAAAGAGGGACGGGATAGCAAAGAGATCCCGGTGGAGATCGTGAAGGTAGCGAAGACCGTTCCGGCGGATACAAGGAATTACGTGGGAACGGTAGAGGAGGTCGTATCCTCCTCGATTAGTTTTCAGGTGATGGGTAATGTAGAGCGAGTATTGGTGGGCGAGGGGCAGAAGGTCCGTGAGGGCCAACTACTAGCGGTGTTAGACAAGGCGACGCTGGAAAACGCCTATAATGCCTCGGCCGCTTCCTTGCGACAAGCGGAGGACGCCTATGCCCGCATGAGAACCTTGCACGAGAATAAGAGCCTGCCGGATATGAAATGGGTAGAGGTGGAGAGCAAATTGGAACAGGCCCGTTCCATGGAGCGAATCTCGAGGAAAAACCTTGAGGACCGGAACCTGTATGCCCCGTTCGGCGGCGTTATCGGCAAGCGCATGGTTGAGGCGGGAGAGAACGTGCAGCCCGGGCAACCGGTTTTCTCCTTGTTAAGGATAGAGACGGTAAACGTGAAGATCGCCGTCCCGGAGAACGAGGTCGCCACGCTAGGCGATCAAGCCGCCATGATAAAGGTAGCCGCTCTGGGCGGACAATGTTTTGAGGGGAAAGTGACGGAGAAAGGTATCGTGGCCAACCCCATCTCCCACACGTACGAGGCGAAGATCCGGCTGGAGAACCCGTCCGGCGCTCTATTGCCCGGCATGGTTTGCGATGTACGCCTGTCGGGAGAGGAATCCGTGCCGGCTATCACCTTGCCGAACAACGCCGTGCTGATAGCGAACGACGGGGGGCGTTTCGTCTGGAAGGTCGTAGACGGAAAGGCGAAAGCTACGCCCGTACGGACGGGCGACTTGACGGAGCAAGGCTTGTTTATTCTGGAAGGGTTGAACGAGGGGGATATCG from Parabacteroides distasonis ATCC 8503 includes these protein-coding regions:
- a CDS encoding ABC transporter permease, yielding MQSTFKNLLYVLRHYKLATVTNLLGLSFAFLLFMLISIHVGHEYSFDASLLNRERIFQLENKRDDGIWEANFARPQLERFIAASPYIEAAAITNNLVYSSVRFGISASEGPDARSYMEQVERITPGYTKVFGFELVAGDTDCLKRPEGTLIPESMARKLFGEENPIGKPVYLSEFAGAEGSIIYGLSFEPAYIVGGVFRDFPENTRVKNALYIPIMEKEMMENWHTGLYYCYLLMSTPESASVTTETYMADSRAFLKSFTIEDMRLRPLSDLYFGQPVRADAAPIGNKLRTNMLFFIAILIIGIALVNYINLSIALAPIRTKSITIQKVLGSSDTTLRKYLVLESLGISVVAFFLALLFLLFLNNVQWVTNMVGHPLNLYANWKIPAYTFFLVAGGGILAGLYPAFYITSFPPVMALNKSFTLSDRAKNTRKLLMGFQFVISITLIVGALFVSLQNRYIGNVDLGFNKENVLEVRLSMGAALKKGELFKARLLESPAIRDVSFSEFKFVSDESRSFIGYNYKGQHYYMSWLGVSANFPELMDVKMIAGRKFRPTDEAADNTQAVCVLSETAAREIASGLSPEKPDDLSDLVGTSITDNDIPVRIVGIFEDVHYESLYKELRPMGLWTSAKNHYRRSVPERYAYVKIPGGNPRTAIEHIRKVTDELIPGYPADIHFFDTALEELYSKSGRQGALITALCLMAVFLSLVGVFGLVIFELQGREKEIAVRKVHGSTVRQILWMLNSSFLRITLVCFIISIPLAYYGVHIWLRSFAYKTPIYVWVFLVALVIIMTLTVSTVTFQSYRAAMANPASKLGH
- the hypD gene encoding trans-4-hydroxy-L-proline dehydratase, which codes for MNTTHHTHSCVHDTVSSVGANNFGMNDRIKRLRRQTFEAQPSLSIERALIETRFYRENYGKYPIPILRALNFLEICKQKTIYIGEDELIVGERGPRPKAVPTFPELTCHSVEDLHILNTRELQRYTISQEDIDTYEREVIPYWKGRTQRERIFSHVPKEWKEAYEVGMFTEFMEQRAPGHTALDGKVYQYGLLDLKKRIEGELSALDFMNDPEATDKQEELTAMSISCDAAILLAERHADLADEMSLTEKDPRRAAELRKIAEVCRWVPAHAPRTYWEAIQMYWFVHLGTITELNGWDAMNPGHFDQHLAPFYEKEIAAGTLTRDEAKELMSCFFIKVNNHTAPPKVGITAKESGTYNDFTNLNIGGIRADGSDGVSEVSYIMLETIEELHILQPGSAIHVSARTPERFLRAGCKVIRQGHGYPSVFNPDVYVQELMRQGKSLRDAREGGCSGCIEVGAFGKEAYVLTGYLNVPKILEVTLHNGVDPVSGRKVGLETGDPRGFRTYEELYAAFMRQIHYFVDMKVRVSNYIDRMFAKYAPATFLSLFIDDCIAKGKDYYNCGPRYNTTYIQCTGLGTITDSLSALRKHVFEDKTFTMEALLDAMADNFEGHEPMRQMILNRTPFFGNDDPYADQIAVRVFDDLYDAIEGKPNTKGECFHLNMLSTTCHVYFGKVMGATPNGRLAGRAISDGTSPSHGADTHGPSAVVKSLGKLDQVKSGGTLLNQRFLPSLLRREEDISKLASLIRSYFALGGHHIQFNIVDTETLYAAQKCPEDYRDLLVRVAGYSDYFNDMNADLQADVIARTEQETF
- a CDS encoding glycyl-radical enzyme activating protein, with translation MLLFDIKRYAINDGPGIRVTIFMKGCPLACVWCHNPEGISPRAEKLYTRKKCIGCGACVDVCPTGALTLTEAGIVTDRSLCRTCGRCAEVCPTLAMEMSGREYSIDEVMREIEKETVFMDRSEGGVTFCGGEPLSHPSDLVALLDRCGELGIHRAVDTTLFASPDTVRSVMERTDLFLVDLKHMDSGSHCRFTGVPNERILSNLRMIAEAGIDFLIRIPLIEGVNADEENISRSAIFLASLPWERKVVNLLPYHDIGKGKHDKRGTLYNPGHLPLSTPSEAVLQRCIDQFASCGITALIGG
- a CDS encoding helix-turn-helix domain-containing protein, with translation MNVTDLPQACISLIENVPGIDFIDEDFAIFDNIDDIPSLDHPMRIDAVVFALCTKGFMRIRINMEEYVVGENHLVLSLPDQIIQHVERSEDVAGIFIVISKNFMEEIIPHIQNTLPAFFYIKEHPVTELNAEEIGCIKEYHSFLWKKVKAKRHPYRKEIAQSLLLAVFHEVYGMFKNHMPIEVKKSRQEELFAAFIQTLALHHKQERSVAFYAGKLCVTPKYLSLLVKNVSNRTAGEWIDNYVVLEAKALLSSSTLSIQEISDRLNFTNQSFFGKYFKQHVGISPTEYRKKW
- a CDS encoding efflux RND transporter periplasmic adaptor subunit; translation: MKRMKGIVYGGLLSVVFVMSGCSGSQKEGRDSKEIPVEIVKVAKTVPADTRNYVGTVEEVVSSSISFQVMGNVERVLVGEGQKVREGQLLAVLDKATLENAYNASAASLRQAEDAYARMRTLHENKSLPDMKWVEVESKLEQARSMERISRKNLEDRNLYAPFGGVIGKRMVEAGENVQPGQPVFSLLRIETVNVKIAVPENEVATLGDQAAMIKVAALGGQCFEGKVTEKGIVANPISHTYEAKIRLENPSGALLPGMVCDVRLSGEESVPAITLPNNAVLIANDGGRFVWKVVDGKAKATPVRTGDLTEQGLFILEGLNEGDIVVIGGYQKISEGMRVRAL